The region TGTCTAACCAAAATTCTCCCGTACTCGCAAACCTTGGGGCTACTCCGAGCTGAATTCCATTACATGCTTTAACACCGGTGATTTGACTCTCTGTATAATAGGCAGCTCCAGCGGGCATGCCAGTAAACTGTCGGACAATACTTTGACCGTCTTGAATTGCCGAGAGGAATCCGTCTATTCTCTTTTGTGAGGGAGACGTGATATAATCTTGCGACCCTAAATAGGGAGCTGAGTCACCCGGAAGCCCAGAAATAACATTAATTCCGCTGCTGAGCACTCGGACTGCGTGATGTGGATTATTATGATGCCTCTGACATGCTTGTGGTAACGGATATGAAACCAAGTACACTACCAGAAATGCGGCCGTCTTGTGATTCTATGATACTTCAAGTACCAACTGGTCCATTTTCACAGGGTCAAGGGGTCATGGCATCGCACAGTTCACGAACAGACAATTTCTGTATTGAACAACAAGAGAAACCCCATTCATAGACTTCTCAATGATGAAAGGTGAACAGCTATGTGCATTCATTGCTCAATATCATACTCATATCAACCCTATCCTATATATTTTTCACCCCATGCACCTTTTCCCTTGTCCGGAACCAACTCCTTTCATCTCAACGACCCGAACAATCCCATATCTCGGAACACTAGATCATCAACATGGGTGACCAGCTTTTCTACAACATTGACCCAGAAGGGGATCTGCTGATTATCCTCCAGGCAGGAAATCGAGGTGATTTCGCCTCTTGGGTCGCTAATCATACGCCACCCAAACCAAGCAGCCCAAGAGAAACAGCAGCGTCTCCAAACGgccaacaacaccatgcaGCGTCCCCTGCAGTTGACAAGACTTCCGTCCGTCAGCCTCAACTCATGACTCCAGATCCTGTGCCCTTTATCGAGGAGCCAGAAGAGGTACAGTGACAACGTAATCCCAACGCATACAAATACTCACCAGAAAACACTACAGATCAAATTCCGCGTCTCATCCAAAGTGCTATCGATGTGCTCGTCCTACTTCAAACTCATGTTTGCGGGTCCATGGATGGAGGCAATGTCGATCCACGCCGACGGCCTATACCACGTCCATTTCCAGGGCTTCGACCGATGGGCAATGCTCATAGTCTTGAATGCCCTGCACCTTCGCCACCATGAGCTTCCTAAACTCCCAACGGTTGACACCATTGCCATGGTTTGCGTCATCGTGGATTACTTGCAGTGCCACAACGCGCTCTGCTTCATCTGTGAGCGGTGGTTTCAGAGGGTACACAACGAGTTTGTCCAGCCCAAGACATATGACCGAAGTCTTGTTATCTGGGCTTTCATCGCCTCTGTCTTTCCGGGAACGTCTCTCATCTACAAGCACTTACGCCGGGTTGCTGTTCTCACAAGCCGTGGGCCATTTCAAACCCTTGGGCTTCCAATGGCAGAACACAAAGTTGGTAAGCACATGTTGAATTCCGAGCGTGATAACTCATGGAAAGGTCTGACGTGAAGCAAACTTAGATGAGATTGACAAATATCGAAACGACACTATTGGAAAGATGATATCCACCATTTACGATCTTGTAAACAGGCtgctcaacaccaatggTCTTTGCTCGTTTGAGTGCGGCTCGATGCTCCTCGGAACGTTGATGAGGACCCTCGGCGACAATGGCATGACGCAAGTACGACCCCAGGAGCCGTACTACGGCATCTCCGTTCAGGGGATTATTTGTGCGGTTGAAGAAGCGGTTGCGCCGTGGAAAGACGCTGTAGCAGCTCCGGCAAGGGAGCATGCTGGAGGCGTGGTGTGCTATCTTCGAGGCATAAGTGCGACCTGGGAGGATCTTCAACTGTACTCTTGCAACGTGCAGGTGCTTATGCGCGACATGGAGATGTATAGTTCTCAACTGGAGGAGTTGTTGCAGCAGTGATGAAGAGTGTGGTGCTGCTTACGATGGGAGAAGCTTAGACGGTCAGTATGGGATGCGACAAGCGTGTATCGAGGTGTAGGAAAAGCAGATGAGATGGGTAGATAGTACAGGTACTAGAGAAGTCAGATTTAATGTCAGAACAACAGTAGAGCGCAAGCATGAGAATTGGCCAGATGATAGAGAGACGAAAACCCACAATCAGCAACCAACCACACTTACGTCTAAGCTAGACGGCctgaagaaaatgatgaCGCTATTACTAGAGTCAAACAGTTCCAAGAGCTAGTAAGTTGTCCGTCCCGGCCAGCGCGACACATGGACTGAACAGAATACAGACCCCCGAGTGTGAACAGGGTCATCGTAATTGagtcatgatggcaacaagCCATCATGTCCTGTTCAAGCCATTCTAGCTTGAGGGCTTCAGGACGAAGAATGTCACACAAAAAGGTGTCCTTGCAGGAGGTATCGATGCCTTGTATCCAGACACCTTTGATTAAGTATTTGAAGGGTATCCATAGTAGAATCCAATACGGAGAGTCCGGATGCATGGAAGCACTTGACCTGCCTGTAGGACGAGGCGAGGGTGGTACAACAAATAAATTCTGCAATTCTACCAACCAAATCAGACAAAAAGTTCTTGTAGTACGAATTGACTCGTGATACTAATTGCACAAGTTGTGCATTGTTACATTGCAGGCGATTGCGGTTGCAGCAACACCTGGACATTGTGAAGTCAAGTCTTATTCACATCACAATCTCACCCGAGCTTCCTTCTCCGCACAACTGTCCTCAAGCAACAACCGTTCAAAAATCTACAATTGCAACCAACTCGATTAACAGACGCAAAAGGACCGCGACTTACCCTTTATAATCCCGACCTGCAGTAGTCGCTATCCTGTCCCCTCCCAAAGACGGCACAATTGTCAAATGCGGTTCGTGGTGCAACGTCAAGTGAGATTTGCCCCCCCCCACGCCAAGGTCTCATAACTCTGGTGATTGATGAGGGCACGCGACGGCGCCTCCCGGGTCGATCAATTTAGTTTCTTcatccttcaatgttcttaAAAGGCGTTATTTCTTACGACACTAGCGCATCGAGGACGACCTACGAAcagtggtggtgatgtgaaCCTGCGACAGACGAATCATCATGGAACTCAAGGCGGTTCTCACCACAGTCATTTCAGGATCTCAATACCTCGTGCATCCGCAGGTGCTCGTAAGCCAAAACCTGCCCTTGAGAATTTATAGCCATCTTCTCACGATAACCTCATTTCAACGCTAACACGCTCCCAGGGCAAAATCCAAGAAACCATAAAACCGGACGTCATTCTACCCGTAACCGTCCTAGAGCCAGAGCAGCTGTACAACCACCTTGAGGGAACCCTTCGCTTGTTTGACTTTTACGACGATGTCTTCACCCCCGAGTTTGGTAGTATCCTGATTGAGAAGCCCGGTGGCAACTCCGGCGTATCTGTCGCATCTGTAGGGAACGGCAAATATGTGATGCATCTCCGCAATGACACCGTTACTACAAAGCGTTCAGTGTCGGACTTACCCGCTGGCCCGTATATTCTGCATGGCCCAAACGTCCATCAGGCATGGAAGATATACAATGATACATTGGATGCGTTTGCGTTTGGCGTTTATCCCGAAAATGTAGATGAGATTGATGGGTGTGTATCGCATAGGCACTTCAACTGGGTTGTATCCCCTCACTGACATTGGCAAAAGatttcagcttcttcaactcccTCCTGATAGTGgaatcaactacacggccATTCCTGTGCCCTCAAAGTTGTACAGCACTGTTCCTCCCGAGAGAGCTCCTCTCAAAGGTTATCGATTCGCCATtccagactccatgtccctcaAGGGGATTCCCACAACATTCTCAAGTCACGCCTGGAGTGGCCTACACAATGACACTGCCGACTCGACTGCCGCATTCGCCAAGCGACTCATAGAGCTTGGTGCCACGATAGTTGGCAAGACCAAGTCCTCACAGTTTGGTTCTGGTAGGGAGTGGGCAGACGTGATTGCGCCAAAGAACCCCAGAGAGGACGGACATCAGGATCCCGCAGGTGGTGCAACGGGTGCAGCCAGTTCTCTAGCAGGCTATGACTGGCTTAGAGCAGCGACTGGACTAGATGGTAGGTTTTTTCCCTGCAATAGTTGTCTCTTGTttcaagttgttgatgagcaTGTAGCGATCGGGCAGGTGTTTGATCCAGCAGCCGCCCAAGGTTTATTCGCCCTTCGAACATCCTCTGGATTATTGCCCCTAGATGGCACCCAGACTAGTTCAAGGTAATTCCACCCATACTATGCAACGCTGTTTCTCGTCACTAACTACTCCGCAGCAAATCAGACAGCATCGGCATCTTTGGCACAGATCTCTCAGGCCTGTTCCACGACGCCGTTGCCATTGTGCATAAGTCCCTGGCCAGCCCTCCAATTTCCTACCCCAAAAGAATAGTCTACGCGACAGACCTTTCAGATCCAAACGAACCGCATAAGAACGAGCAAGGGCAATTCCTTGCCGCTGTAGAAGCGTTCCTTGGAGTAAAGTCAAAGAGCATCAGTTTAACAAAGACTTGGGCATCGAAACCTCCTCCTGAAGCAAAGGGCCAAAGCCTACAGAACTATATAAAAGACGTAAGTGGCTTATTTACAATaatctcatcatcagaaCCTCTAAACGATGTACTAGGCACCTTTTTTGTCATTCTGTTACGAATTCTACCACCAATACGATACATTTCGAGGGGACTACCACACAAAATTTGGCAGGGAACCTACTACAGAACCTACCGTCAAATACAGGTGGTGCGTCGGACTTTCTATACCAGACATCACGTTTGACTGCTAACGCTACAAAGGGACCTGGGCCAAAAGGTCACAAAACAAGAGTACGACGAGTATCAAGCCCGCCTCCGCGTCTTCCAGAAATGGTTcgacaacgccatcatgccCACCAACGAAAAGGGagacaccatcatcgtcgcaCCTTACCCAAGCAACGCTCCCATCTACCAAGCGCCGTAAGTTTCTAGCCTCCAACTCATCGCCAACCTAACAACTCGCACAGCAAACCGAGCAACATCAATGGCATCACTGCCGATGTCCTCGCCTCTGTCCTCGGCACCCCTCAAATTCTAACACCATGTAAGTTCTCCCACATTGATGGCCATTGCCCCGCTGACAGAGTAGTTGCCCAATTCCAATACGAATCTAAGCGTAGCGGACAGACCGAATATCACCCCATTTACAGCACCATCCTCGGCCCCAAGGGAAGCGATACCATGCTCGTGAAACTGGTGGAAGCGACGTTTCAGCAAGCGCAGTGGCGCACAAAGGTCGATACCGGGAGGTTTACCTTCCCTCCATCGCAGAATGCTCGAAAGGTAGATGATAAGCCGGTGAGAGGGTCCCCTGATTCACTGCAGGAAGCTCAAGTAGAGATTGGGGAATTGTGAGTCATAAGATGGTTCAGGCGATGTCACCGTGGAGTTTGTTTTTCTACAGACTATAGCCAAAGCGTTTGTCGACATCCAAGAGAAAAGGAACATCACAATATACAACGATATATCCAGATATGCGGCACCCCTCCCCAGCCAAATCCTTTATCTCTCACAATAGACCAGCACGTTTGCAAGTAGCATCCGTAACTTTATATTGGAAACAAATGAGGCTTACGCCCGTCACAACTTCCAGACCCCCGATTTAACAACATGTGAACAAAATTCTTCAACCCGTAACCCCCCTTTCCAGAATAACCCATTCATCCCTCTCACTATCCAGCGTACACAGTGCATCCAGCGGCACCGTCAGCATCGGATCCGTATGTCCCACATCCACGCCCGCCAATATCGGAAACTCATAACCCTCCGTAAGCTCAAGCACCATCTTCTCCCACTCAGCCGTCTGTTCAGCCGTGTGTCTATACGGCCTACCGAGCACCAAACCCGTAATGTCATCCCAGACGCCCCGAGTTCCAAGGTCAGCCAAGTTCCAGCGCACCAGCTCCAACGGCCAGGGGCTACTCGGCTCCATTCCCTCAGGAAGTTCGAGCAGCAGGATGCGGCCCTTGTACGAGACTTGCCAGGGAGTGCCGAAGAGCTGCAAAAGACTGGGCAAGCAGCCTCCAAAGATGCGGCCCTCAGCATGGCCAGGACGAAGCCACTTCCAGCCCTGGGAGGGCTCTGTTTTCCGTGCACGCAGGTTATCCGGTTCGCTGGACCAATCTAGAAACTCATCCGTGTACGCGGCTGCTCTGGGCAACTTTCCAACTGGCTCGGAGGCAGCTGactctgcatctgcaagTAGGACCCTCGTGAAATGATCCCATGTAAACTCCAGAGGGTTGGGGAACTCGCCCAACTGAGTGATGGCAGACGGTCCATAGAATGTGCGTAGTTCGGCACCAGCAAACAGCGCGTAATGCAGCAGAGTAATGTCAGAACTTCCAATGAAAATTTTGGGCTTTGAGCGAATCAACTCGTAGTCAAGGTGCGGTATGATTTCATTCGCAGTCAGTCCGCCGATGGCGCAAACAATCGCCTTGACCGCATCGTCTCGGAAGGCGTCGTGTATTTCTTCCACGCGAGTCTTGACTGCTGCTCTGAAGGAATCTGTAGGAATTTCATGACTGTATATCTCGCGTACTTTAAAGCCCTGGCCTTCGAGGAATGCGCGGGCACGGGCAATGCGCAGAGGGAAGATATGGTTGATGCGGGCAGAGGGTGCAACAAAGGCGATGGTATCGCCGCGCCGTAGGGCAGGTGGTGTAATTGaggtggccatgatgatggtgcaATGCGAGAGAGGTAAAATATTCCACGGTTTGATGAGTGAAGTAACTTGTCTTATACCATTGTGCAGTTATGGTGAGTCATTCGAGGTGAAGCGTTATCGCGGTTTCGCATCTTCGTGTTGCGCAACAGCTTCCATAAATGGCAAGTGTGAGAAGTGTCAGCTGGCAAAGCTTAAGGGGAAGACTCAGTAAGTAAGCCGTCATCGCAaaagcattatttccagcgTTTTCTGGCAATTTTTGGCAGTGTCATTCTTCCAAGTAAATTTGCATGATGAGACATGTACAAAAGTTTGCTTGACCGAGACTGCAAACCACACATATCGTCGTGTTGACTCGTCGCAACTAACTGTCTGGTAGTTTCTGTAACCCTAACCTTATCACATCCCAAACTCTTGAGTGTTGCGGAGTGGTACGTGCAAGGAATTGTCCTAGATGAGAGTGAAGCgggggaaaaaaaaaaaaaaaaacattATTAAATATCGCAGACGCATCTTTACTGTCAAAGGTTCTTTAACAAATCCTACCAAAGTCA is a window of Pochonia chlamydosporia 170 chromosome 5, whole genome shotgun sequence DNA encoding:
- a CDS encoding BTB/POZ domain-containing protein — translated: MGDQLFYNIDPEGDLLIILQAGNRGDFASWVANHTPPKPSSPRETAASPNGQQHHAASPAVDKTSVRQPQLMTPDPVPFIEEPEEIKFRVSSKVLSMCSSYFKLMFAGPWMEAMSIHADGLYHVHFQGFDRWAMLIVLNALHLRHHELPKLPTVDTIAMVCVIVDYLQCHNALCFICERWFQRVHNEFVQPKTYDRSLVIWAFIASVFPGTSLIYKHLRRVAVLTSRGPFQTLGLPMAEHKVDEIDKYRNDTIGKMISTIYDLVNRLLNTNGLCSFECGSMLLGTLMRTLGDNGMTQVRPQEPYYGISVQGIICAVEEAVAPWKDAVAAPAREHAGGVVCYLRGISATWEDLQLYSCNVQVLMRDMEMYSSQLEELLQQ
- a CDS encoding amidase (similar to Metarhizium acridum CQMa 102 XP_007814445.1); this encodes MELKAVLTTVISGSQYLVHPQVLGKIQETIKPDVILPVTVLEPEQLYNHLEGTLRLFDFYDDVFTPEFGSILIEKPGGNSGVSVASVGNGKYVMHLRNDTVTTKRSVSDLPAGPYILHGPNVHQAWKIYNDTLDAFAFGVYPENVDEIDGFQLLQLPPDSGINYTAIPVPSKLYSTVPPERAPLKGYRFAIPDSMSLKGIPTTFSSHAWSGLHNDTADSTAAFAKRLIELGATIVGKTKSSQFGSGREWADVIAPKNPREDGHQDPAGGATGAASSLAGYDWLRAATGLDAIGQVFDPAAAQGLFALRTSSGLLPLDGTQTSSSKSDSIGIFGTDLSGLFHDAVAIVHKSLASPPISYPKRIVYATDLSDPNEPHKNEQGQFLAAVEAFLGVKSKSISLTKTWASKPPPEAKGQSLQNYIKDAPFLSFCYEFYHQYDTFRGDYHTKFGREPTTEPTVKYRWDLGQKVTKQEYDEYQARLRVFQKWFDNAIMPTNEKGDTIIVAPYPSNAPIYQAPKPSNINGITADVLASVLGTPQILTPFAQFQYESKRSGQTEYHPIYSTILGPKGSDTMLVKLVEATFQQAQWRTKVDTGRFTFPPSQNARKVDDKPVRGSPDSLQEAQVEIGEL
- a CDS encoding peptidase u61 ld-carboxypeptidase a protein (similar to Togninia minima UCRPA7 XP_007912812.1); amino-acid sequence: MATSITPPALRRGDTIAFVAPSARINHIFPLRIARARAFLEGQGFKVREIYSHEIPTDSFRAAVKTRVEEIHDAFRDDAVKAIVCAIGGLTANEIIPHLDYELIRSKPKIFIGSSDITLLHYALFAGAELRTFYGPSAITQLGEFPNPLEFTWDHFTRVLLADAESAASEPVGKLPRAAAYTDEFLDWSSEPDNLRARKTEPSQGWKWLRPGHAEGRIFGGCLPSLLQLFGTPWQVSYKGRILLLELPEGMEPSSPWPLELVRWNLADLGTRGVWDDITGLVLGRPYRHTAEQTAEWEKMVLELTEGYEFPILAGVDVGHTDPMLTVPLDALCTLDSERDEWVILERGVTG